The following are from one region of the Deltaproteobacteria bacterium GWC2_65_14 genome:
- a CDS encoding MBL fold metallo-hydrolase, with product MTNVSEIAPDVYRISTYNANYQLQFNQFLVKDDEPLLFHTGMKGDFETIREAVARIVDPSTIRWLSFSHFESDECGSLNEWLREAPQAQPLCTVVAALVNVTDFASRAPRWIPKEDVLTTGKYRFRLFPTHHLPHSWDAGMLFEETNRTLFCSDLFLHGGDVDPLTDSDVIGKARKAMVDFQSTQLLNSYPYTGNTERRMAELADLQPRTLAIMHGSSFRGDGGNALRGLASVMREVLGNEE from the coding sequence ATGACGAACGTCAGCGAAATCGCCCCCGACGTCTACCGCATTTCGACCTACAACGCCAACTACCAGCTTCAATTCAATCAGTTCCTCGTCAAGGACGACGAGCCCCTGCTCTTTCACACCGGAATGAAAGGCGACTTTGAGACGATCCGGGAAGCCGTCGCGCGAATCGTGGATCCGTCGACGATCCGATGGCTGAGTTTCAGTCATTTCGAGTCCGACGAGTGCGGCTCCTTGAACGAGTGGCTCCGGGAGGCTCCGCAGGCGCAACCCCTCTGTACGGTCGTGGCGGCGCTCGTCAACGTGACCGATTTTGCGTCCCGCGCACCCCGCTGGATCCCGAAAGAGGACGTGCTCACCACCGGGAAATATCGGTTTCGCCTCTTTCCGACGCACCATCTGCCGCACTCCTGGGATGCGGGCATGCTTTTCGAGGAGACGAACCGGACGTTGTTCTGTTCGGACCTGTTCCTCCATGGGGGGGATGTGGACCCTCTCACCGACTCCGACGTGATCGGAAAAGCCCGGAAGGCGATGGTCGACTTCCAGTCCACCCAGCTGCTGAACTCCTATCCCTATACGGGAAATACCGAGCGCCGGATGGCGGAACTGGCCGACCTTCAGCCGAGGACCCTCGCGATCATGCACGGTTCCTCATTCCGGGGGGACGGAGGAAACGCCTTGCGGGGACTGGCATCCGTCATGAGGGAGGTTCTCGGCAACGAAGAATGA
- a CDS encoding enoyl-ACP reductase (Catalyzes a key regulatory step in fatty acid biosynthesis), whose protein sequence is MGILQGRKGLILGVANEKSIAWGVAMACHREGAELGFNYLGEALMKRVHPLAESIHSSFVEPLDVGDDVQLDDFFAKVEARWGRLDFLVHSIAFANRESLKGNFRDTARADFHLALDISAYSFIACARRAARLMGPGGSMVTMSYLGAVRAVPNYNVMGVAKAALEAAVRYLAHDLGPEGIRVNAVSAGPIRTLAASGVIDFRKLMEKNARGASLRRNVTQDEVGNATAYLLSDWASGVTGEVHYVDAGFNIGAGDPGVEPAPSGASSPSS, encoded by the coding sequence GTGGGCATTCTGCAAGGCAGGAAAGGGCTGATCCTGGGCGTCGCCAACGAGAAATCGATCGCATGGGGCGTGGCCATGGCCTGTCACCGCGAGGGGGCCGAGCTCGGGTTCAACTATCTCGGCGAGGCGCTGATGAAACGCGTTCATCCCCTGGCGGAGTCGATCCATTCGAGCTTCGTCGAACCGCTCGACGTCGGCGACGACGTCCAGCTCGACGATTTCTTCGCCAAGGTCGAGGCCCGTTGGGGGCGGCTCGACTTCCTCGTGCACTCCATCGCCTTTGCCAACAGGGAATCGCTGAAAGGCAATTTCCGGGATACCGCGCGCGCCGATTTCCACCTCGCGCTGGATATTTCCGCCTACTCCTTCATTGCCTGCGCCCGGCGGGCGGCCCGGTTGATGGGACCTGGGGGGTCCATGGTGACGATGAGTTACCTTGGGGCGGTGCGCGCCGTGCCGAACTACAACGTGATGGGTGTGGCGAAGGCCGCCCTCGAAGCGGCGGTCCGTTACCTGGCCCACGATCTCGGGCCGGAAGGGATCCGCGTCAACGCCGTCTCGGCCGGGCCGATCCGTACGCTGGCCGCCTCCGGCGTGATCGATTTCCGCAAACTGATGGAGAAGAACGCCCGTGGCGCCTCGCTCCGACGGAACGTGACGCAGGACGAGGTGGGGAACGCCACCGCGTACCTCCTTTCGGACTGGGCTTCCGGCGTGACCGGCGAAGTGCACTACGTCGACGCGGGGTTCAACATCGGCGCCGGCGACCCGGGCGTCGAACCGGCCCCATCGGGCGCCTCCTCCCCCTCGTCCTGA